The genomic segment GAGGGAAAAGCTAAGGAGGCCGCTCGAGGTGCCCTTCTTCTTGTCCTCCAGCACCACGTTGTAGTTCGAGATCACAATCTTGTACTTGCCAGACGGGTACGAGAGGAGCACGTCATCGAAAgtggccaccaccacctcatcCGTGTGCTTGGCCTGGCCACTGCCCATCGCCGCGAGAGCGAGCAGTTTGCCGCCCtggccgccactgccgtgccgctgcagaaACTGCTCCTGGTACTGCATCATGCTGCTCTGAATGTCCTGCAGAATAACCTTGCCAGCCATCTCCGTCTCTTCATAACCGACGCAGACGTTCGGCACGGCGAAGCGGATCGACCTCAGTTCCAAGTCCTCCGCgccggccgtcgccgctggccGCATGGTGAGACTCACGTCATTCTTCGTAGTGCCCGAGGCACTCGCGATTGCTGAGATGGGAATGCTCAATATGGGACGTGGCACATAGTTGGGGTTGTCCTTTGCCTTCCCTTTCGgcagcgcgagcagctcTAGCACACACTCGTCTCTCTTCACATCGCCACCGTCCTCGGACTTCAGCTCCGGCTTGGCCACTGACAGCTTCAGCTGGCCCCAGTTCTCCAGTGGAATCGACATGCGGGATGCGCGagaaatacacacacaaaaaacgaaagggATCGCGAGACTAAGACTCCTTTCGCCCACGCCGGCCACAGAAGCCCCCGGTAAGACGCtgcggccgtgctgcagctgcgaaACGAGCAGAAAAGCCGATGAAGGGCAGCGTAGAGAGTTGGCGGCAAAAGAAGCGTCAAACAGAAGAAATAAGCAAACAAGAAGCGGGCGAAGGCTACGGTAGCTGTGACATTACAGCGGTGGCAACGCCGACACGCAGAGATCTATGTGTGCACCTCCGCTGAAAGCTAACACTCAGTTGAGTACGTCGCCGCGGGGGCGCCGATGTACCTCAGTGAAGAGAAAGGTGGGGTCTTTGCGAGTCCGTGTATGCGTCTGTGTCTCTTGAAAgaaaggtgtgtgtgtgtgtgtgccgagtatgcgtgtgtttgtgtgagTTTTTCTCTGTATGGGGGTGTCTGCGGGGATAGGCGCggtccagcagcagtggtTCTGAGCACCAGCGGAGAGCgcgcacaaaacaaaaagtggaagagagagagagagagagagagctgcgcTCACCTCGAGGGGTTTGCGTGGCCAAAGACGATGTTGAGTTCTTGATGACGTTGGTGGGATGtgcccggcggcggccaggGCGTAGATCTGTGCAGCGTCCGTGCCGCTGAGAGTAGCGGCGAGGGGAATAGGGGGGCGCAACAAGAACCAAAAACCTCTCTCTCAGCAGGCACCATGTCGCTGCGCACTTGAGCAGGCGTGGCATGTGTGGGTTGTCTGTCTCTCACCGACGAGGCGCCGCATTGGACCGAGACCCTgtgaggaagaagagaaaacgGTAAGCTCAGCTTCCGTCGTTGACGCCGGACTGCTTCCTACAGAATCGCGCAGATATTGCGCTGCGTGTTCCCCTTGTGCTTCTCTACGCAGTCCTTGACGGCAAGAGAGTGGGGGTGTAAAGGCGCCTCCATGCGTGGTGTCGCAGGGCCCAGTATCCccgccctctttctctggAGAGGCCGGGAGGCCGCCCTATCGCCGGCCAAGTGCCGAACCACCTGTGGTGTGGTGACAGGGTcgcaggcgccggcgccgtgctggaggtgaGAGCGACGTATCGCTGCTGATATAGTTGGTCGGGTCCTGGATGGGCATtgcgtcggggcgaccggcgacagtgagcacgcgtgtgccatccatatgatTCGGCAGCGTGTCACGATGTCTTGAACGTAACCCGCCCGGCCCTGACTGGTTAGCGGTGCGGGGGGCGCCCGGTGCCATCccgagagggggtggggtgggcgggggaggCGCCAGCTGGCgaccggcgaggcggcgggtgggtggggtagAGCTTGAGGGCGGATGGCCGAGCTCCGctggctgcgtcggcgcctcgctgcaccgcgtgcCTGCCGCTTCTTCGCGCGACGCGGTGGGAGTGTGACAGGGCCGTGGGTGGAGCGGAGCTGGACGCGTGTTGTAATGGCAGCGAAACGGACCCGTTGAACAGCATAAACAGAAAAGAAACGGGCAGTGTAAAGGACTACGTCACTTGTAACAACGTCAGCCGGTCACCGCCAACACGAAAGCGGTCATCCCGCACGAAGAACGAAAGGAAAACAGCCAAAAAATTCGCGCACCACCCCTGCTTGCCATGCAAAAAAGAGGTGAGAAAAGAGGGCCGGAAGAGCAGACACGAGCGCAGGCAGTGCTCGTGAAGGGACAGGGAAGCTACTCGAGCACAGCACGGAGGGAGTGCGACGGGTAGAGCGGATTCATAGAAGAGAAGCACTGAGGCGCGTGCCGCCTACACGAGCTGAAAAAATGATGAAGAAACATCTGCGTACGCACGCCAGCAGTGCGTCTCAGGCTGCACCCCACGACAAACGAAAAGAACGACGGAAATTTATGTACGTGCATTAGCAGACAAGGCAGCATCGAGTACAGAGGAtagcacgcacacgcacacaggtaCGCGATGCTATGCAGTGGATGCACCTGCTACTGCATCATGTAGAGAGCGGTCAACACTCCCCCAAACAGGACCAGTACCATCACCGCAACGGTCGTGTGGCGGGCGGAGACGACGCTCGCCtgcaagagaggagggggctgcAAGACGATgtagaggagagagcgcgagacATCGCTAGTTGTGCCAGGAGCAAAGCCTGTGACCTGAGCGATGGCAAGCTGCACGGCGGGGTCCTGTGCGCCCCAGCTCCGCAGGGCAGAAATGTACACCTCCCTACTACTGTGGGACTGGAAGTACGGCGGGAAAAGCACTCGCAGGAAGGCGGcaaagcgctgcagcgctgttGGTGTCAAGTATCGTACATAAAACTCGTTGATCAAGGAAAGGATCCCAGAGAGTCGACAGTGCACTTCGGCCGCGTCAGCGACGACACCGCGCTCATCGTTGTCCGTGCAGTGCAAGTGAGCGGCATGGGCGCTGCGGCCCGCCGAGTCCGCGTCAAAGGCTAGCCGAAAGACGTTCAGGTCATCCATCCAACGAAGTTTCACTTCTTTCCATAGGTCCTCAGCCCTCGAGCTCTGCGCATGCGGCGAAGCCGTCACGTCCGGTGGTGTTTCGGGGGTCTTTGAAGATCTCGAAGTGGCAGTGTTTGTGCGGTTTGACGGTGTCATTTTTTTCGTGGTGGATGCTGTGCGGTgtgttggtggtgctggcaACAAGTAAGCGGAGATCACGGGCGTGTGGGGCCGCGTGCTGGCACGGTCGGAGGAGGTATTCGAGGGCGATTCCTCCGTGTTGTCTTCGCCGATGTCGCTCGCCGTCTCGTCAGCGTTTCCGTTGTCCTCGTCTTCCGATGCGTGTGCGAGGTCGcctgcggcgtcgtcggcaaCCTCGCTGGCGCTACCTTGCAGGTGCGATGTTCCTTCGAAGCAGAGGAGACCGCGGAACAGCGGCAGGTTCACCCACTGGAGCTCCACGGGTGGAGTTGTTAGGTCGACGAGACTTTGGTGACTATGGTCGTCAGTATCCAGGCTGCTTCGAATTTCTGCCTGCTCTTCAGGTGAAAAGAACGAGAGTACGTGTTCACGCCAGGCAGcctcgtgcgtgtgccaaAACCGCAGCTCCGCTATCGGGTTGCGGAGGTACACAGTGGAGTTGTCAATGTCGGGGttctcgcgcagcggcatcgtggcgggccgcagcaccttctcctccaaCACTCGCCACAGCTCCGTGGCGTTGACAGGTCTGCCCTGattgcgcgcgcgcagaagCTGCACCTCACTTTCCCGGTAGCTCAGCATTGCGTCGGCCACCCGCAAAGCCAtacggcgacggcgaggttGATCCGCCTCCAAGGGCTCGCTGTGCACGAGACTGCCCACAAAGCGGCGTAGCATCGCCAcatgcgccacctcctcgctcGAGAACGCGTTGGCCGCGTAGTACTTGTTGTCGCCAGTGACAGTTCGGAGTGCTTGCGGAGGCTGCATCCAGTGCGAGGCGCGCTCCTCGCCCGACTCCAGCTTACGGTATCGGTCCATGAGGAACACATTGCTGAAGGTGGCAAAGACGCGCTCTGTCATCTCCACCGTCTCCAGCAGCTCTTGAGTGAGCTGCAGGCAGCTAAGGCGGTCTTTGTGCTCGGCAGCCGACACCCACTCCGTCAGCCGGAAGTACTCGCCCATCTTCTCTGTGTAGACCGTCCATGCCGCTTCGCCGGCGGAGCCGTGATGCTCACCCGCCGAGGGCGCGGGGTGCGTCGACGGTCTCACTGGCGGTTCAAAGATGAAGCTGATCGCATAATGCCACGCAGATTGTGCCCGGCGAGCCCAGCGCTGCACATCCGACTTGAGGCGCAACAGAGACATGCTCTTGAGCGGAGCAACCCTCCGCTTCGCGGCCTTTTTAcgggccgcgccgctgctgccgcatcgGCCTGCGCCGGTtttggcggcgccgccgtcgcctgcGCGCGCTTGGCATGCCTCTCCGCGCTGCGAGAAGAGCCGCGCCCTGTCGGCGGCCGTCATTGGCGTGCCGAACACGGTCGACATGGTggacggtggcggtggagacGGCGTGCCTCTCTGCTGTTCATGCGCGACGCGCTGGGCACGGTGGCCACGCAAGGTGGCCATCTTGGCCTGCAGCGCGACGTAACGGCCCATCAGCTTCATCGCTGCCTGCTCGAGCTGATGCGTGAAGGTGcgactctcctccgccaGGTCTTTCCGTCTCTTGTTGTACTGCCGCAGAGTCTCGTGACTGTCGTACGACTCCAGCCTTGCGTTGACGTCTGACAGAGCGTGGATGTCGCGCAGCAGTTTCTCTGCTCTCTGCAAGGGACTCTGCACGTGCAGGTCATCAAAGTGGGTGTAATGTCGAGTGAGCAGAGCAAGCATGACAACGATCAGCACGGCCGCAACGTGCCGGTAAAACTTGAGAAAGAGTCGCGCGTACTTGCCCGATTGGACTTTTGAGGCACTTGCGACAGGGATGCTGACGAGCTTGCCGGAAAGCTTGGGCCGTAATGAGCTCGATGGCGGCGCGCGCCGACCTGCTAAGGGCAGCCCGagcgccgtccgccgcgcGTCAGAGTCCGGATTGCGGTTCGTGGTTGTGCGGGTGTTGTTCAGACTTTCATCCTTTGGAGCGCCCGAGATCGAGGTGCTCACTTCGTCTTTCTCGCCAGGCTTGCCGGTCTGCTGCTTTGTCGTGGCCGAGGATCCCTTCTCTGAGTCATCCCGAGCCTCATCCTTCTTGGCCTTTTCGGACGCTCGGTACTGCTCGAGGAGACGCTtcatctgctcctccgctCCAAGGAGGTCATGAAAGTCGTAGAAGAAGTACTTGCGAGAGGACAAGAGGCGCTTCTTCTGTGCGGAGGGACTGCTTGCCTGCATCTTAATGGATTCgttgtgctgcagcaccaccacaagcACGCTCGTGGGCACCCCCTTCACCTGCTGCGTCTCGAGGCGAATTCGTTTCACATTGCCCCAGCCCAGATCGATTCGAAAAAGAGATGAGGTGAAGTAGAactccttctccgtcgcgACGAGGTTGCCTCGGCAACTCTGGCACTGGCAAGAGAAGGTGAACATGGTGGGCGCGAACGCTCTGCGCGTGCCGGCCACTCATGTGCAGTCCCTTACTCGCTCTCCGCCGTACAGCGTGTATGCGTATTTACACGCAGCGGAGCGATTGtcggggggaggagggggggagctACTTTGGATCTTGAAGCACTGGATCAGGGTGCAAGCTGCGGTGTGTGCGGCGGGGCGTGCCACAGCGAAGCGACAGCAACAGAAAAGAAATGAATAAGTAAAAAATGAGAAGCCGCTGCAGAAAGAAAGGCAAGCGGAGCGGGTGCAGTCTCTTGGCTGCGGACTCCTCACCTGAGGCGACGCGCACAAGACGAAAATCAGAGGAAGGGATcaaaaagaaagaggaacGACGATAAGTCGAGCAtagggagaagaggagggggtgttgCATCTTCATAGGGGTCGGCATATTGTCGCGGAAGTAGCGGGTACCTGAAACTGAGTACAAAAGTTCTGCCTACTGTGTTGAGAGCCCCTAGCACCGCATCTCTCGCAAGTGGCATCTCTCACCTATTTTCTCGGCGTGCCAGCGCGTGCTCCTTCACCAGCAGGACCAACGCAGAGACGCGGGCAGGAGTACATTACGCCCCTCAAGAAGAGGAATGGGGATAGGGCAGCCAGCGACAGGGCTGCGCTCCATACATCCGCGAAGACAGACATAAGCGTCGCTTGCAAGATCGAATGCATCTGCTACGTGTTTGCTTCAAATCACATTTTTCCTTAGCCCTGACTAGCATGGTTCGTGTTTGTAGGCAAGGTACGAACATGGAGTGCTGtcgcgggggtgggggaagaaAGATCACAAAATGACGAACAGAAAGAGGAAGAACACTGAAAAGCTCGTcgacgagggagaggcgtCCAggaaggagctggaggcggagatgagAAGAGAGCACCGTGCAGGCGCAACGCTGTCTTCCCAActcccccactcctcctccctctttttcgcTGTCACCGTCGCTTTTGCTTCTTCTGAGCAACTTCTCCGATTACTTCAAGACTGAACCTGGTGGCCTCTCACTCCTTCCCTCACTCTCTATCTCTGTCTGTCGTTGCCATGACTCGATTCCGATTCGCTCACCTCACcgcatttttttttggggggtgTGCTACCCCTTCGTCTTTTGGCGCTTCATCCCTCCACGAAGGCACGAAGAAGATGCGcatagacacacgcacagacacacgtacacgtacCATACACACCGATGCACAGGAGGGGACCGAAAGGGCAGAACGCTAAATACATGAATGACCCATTTGTTCGTTCTCCCTTTTCGCGCCATGTCCTCTCGTCCGCACCGCCTCCCGCCCCTCAGCCGTTCTTCTATGGTgccgctctttctctctctctctctctcttcgccgctgcatcgatcGCGACTCCGTGTACTGCTGCGCAGTGAGCACAACTTGGCATGTACAGCTACTTTTCGTGCGCCCATGCACATGTGCTCTCGTGCAGTGGTGCCCTTCATGTGCGAAAAACACGCGACCACATCAAACAGCGTCCACGTCTGCAGCGCCAGTGTTGTCTTGCCCCTCGGGTAGCTGGCGAGAGTCTCGCTCGGTAACGACCCAAATTTGACGTTCATCAAGACAATCAAAGTGCGAACACAAGACCTAAATcaaaaaagaaagcagaGGCGCGGGCGGGCACGTGCTGGCgacgagcgagagagacaggggGGATGAGGAGGGTTGGTGacggcagagaaagaggcacgcacacacacacacacacacacacacacacaacagcgACCGAACAAGAACAAAaagacaagaaaaaaagggagagaaaagCATATCAAGACGTGAAAATAAAAAAGTGGTCGCACAAACACTGAACAGAGACGTGTTAGTGGTCCGCATACGCAAGCCACGCGCGCTTAAAGAAGAAGCAGTCGAAGAAGATGGACGTGTACAGAGCGGCTCCCATCATCTTGCGGCCCAAGACgccatccctccctcttcgttCTCCAGAGTCTATGCGTGGACACGCTACGGTGTGCTTTCATATGCCCATGTCGCAGGTCGACGCGGATAAACACACAAAATGGACAGAGGACTACAACGGCTGCGAAGACAACACATGGAAAGTGGTGCCGCCCCGCTCGACGACTTTGTGGCCGTCTTTCTatcgcctctccctccaaGCTCTATTGCCGAccgttgtgtgtgcgtgtgtgcgtgtgcgtgtgtgcgtgtgtgtgttcgtgcgTGTACGCATCGTTCACACATCGCGGAGAGGGGATATGATAACCGGCGGCGTGAGTTCCTCcttgtgttgttgttgtccaAAAGGAAAACTGCTAATCCTACCCGCACTTGAAGAGCAGAATGGCGACCTGGCCGAGGTAGAAGTATAGGAAGCAATGGGTGTCGTGCGTCACGAAGCTGCCGAAGTTCCGGCCCACAATGCAGTGCCACGTTGGCTGATACTTCTTGTCGAACTCCTTTTTGATGTAGGCAGCGATATCCTTCTCGATGTTGAACTTCTCCATTGCCTG from the Leishmania major strain Friedlin complete genome, chromosome 32 genome contains:
- a CDS encoding putative dynein light chain, flagellar outer arm — its product is MYNNDHKATVKNADMPEDMQADAIEVTLQAMEKFNIEKDIAAYIKKEFDKKYQPTWHCIVGRNFGSFVTHDTHCFLYFYLGQVAILLFKCG